The Clostridioides sp. ES-S-0010-02 genome window below encodes:
- a CDS encoding Gfo/Idh/MocA family oxidoreductase, with product MNKIKIGIIGASDIAFRRFLPALIKNDKFEYVGIASRNPEKAKKFIKEYKGMIFSNYDEIISSNEIDALYIPLPPALHYEWASKALENGKHVFLEKPFTTSNDDTNKLINLAKEKKLALHENYMFKFHSQLEYIRNLIDKKSIGEIRLIKTSFGFPMRASNDFRYNKQLGGGALFDCGGYTIKLASYLMGNKTRVVTSKLNYLESFDVDIFGSAVLENEKGIITQVSFGMDNSYKCDLEVWGSNGCIITTRIFTAPTDFNPKVMIKIGNEEKVINLQSDDQFFNSIDYFNDCINNVNTRIDSYIEIMNQSHLIQTIIESNKGVIKYENY from the coding sequence TTGAATAAAATAAAAATTGGAATTATAGGAGCTTCAGATATTGCTTTTAGAAGGTTTCTGCCAGCTCTTATTAAGAATGATAAATTTGAATATGTTGGAATAGCTTCAAGAAATCCAGAAAAAGCAAAGAAATTCATAAAAGAATATAAGGGAATGATTTTTTCTAATTATGATGAAATCATTTCTAGCAATGAGATAGATGCATTGTATATACCTTTACCACCAGCACTTCATTACGAATGGGCTAGTAAAGCTTTAGAAAATGGTAAACATGTTTTTTTAGAAAAACCATTTACGACAAGTAATGACGATACTAACAAATTGATAAATTTAGCAAAAGAAAAAAAATTGGCTTTACATGAAAATTACATGTTTAAGTTCCATAGTCAATTAGAATATATTAGAAACTTAATTGATAAAAAGTCTATAGGTGAAATAAGGTTGATTAAAACATCTTTTGGATTTCCAATGAGAGCATCTAATGATTTTAGATATAATAAACAATTAGGTGGAGGAGCATTATTTGATTGTGGTGGTTATACAATTAAACTTGCATCTTATTTGATGGGAAACAAGACTAGAGTTGTAACATCAAAGCTAAACTATTTAGAGAGTTTTGATGTTGATATTTTTGGTTCTGCTGTACTTGAGAATGAAAAAGGAATTATAACGCAAGTTTCTTTTGGTATGGATAATTCGTATAAATGTGATTTGGAGGTTTGGGGAAGTAATGGTTGTATTATTACAACAAGAATTTTTACAGCTCCTACTGATTTTAACCCAAAGGTCATGATTAAAATTGGTAATGAGGAGAAAGTAATTAATTTACAGTCAGATGATCAGTTTTTTAATTCAATTGATTATTTTAATGATTGCATAAATAATGTAAATACTAGAATAGATTCATATATTGAAATTATGAATCAAAGCCATTTAATTCAAACTATAATTGAATCGAACAAAGGAGTGATAAAATATGAAAATTACTGA
- a CDS encoding NDP-hexose 2,3-dehydratase family protein — protein sequence MQKLKNIIVKMVESWSNNTGNINAIEDIINWVDFLNKNICVNVNKISLDDSEFWYYDKLEGGIVNTNRSFFSIKGIIKKVNDEILLEQPIIIQNEIGYLGILCKEFDGVLNFLMQAKIEPGNLNKIQISPTIQATKSNFTQKHGGNKPKYLDYFIKSSNHEIIVDQIQSEQSSRFYKKRNRNIIIKVDEDIDVLPNYKWMTLGQIKKLMKVDNLVNMDTRTVLSCIPFSNIKLDEIQLENIYKLFRDKSLFHSIFYGANENLFPKVYHQINNYKMFDNSEIEIVSLEKLNLWKMKEKEFISKEPYNFKVIFCDISIEGREVSQWTQPLFEADGVAIFGLLMCNDEGIKKFLVNLNSEVGCFDSIELGPSVQIESIDKDKIYNEVTSLFFNYLDCGKNIIFDNLLSEEGGRFYHEQNRNVIIEVEKSDLVNVPEGYLWIDYKSLNIMVQFNNCLNIQLRNLLSLLEV from the coding sequence ATGCAAAAATTGAAGAATATAATAGTTAAAATGGTTGAATCTTGGTCTAATAATACAGGAAATATAAATGCTATAGAAGATATAATAAATTGGGTTGATTTTTTAAACAAAAACATATGTGTAAATGTAAATAAAATAAGTTTAGATGATAGTGAGTTTTGGTATTATGATAAATTAGAAGGTGGAATTGTAAACACAAATAGAAGTTTCTTTTCAATTAAAGGAATTATAAAAAAAGTAAATGATGAAATACTTTTAGAGCAACCTATAATAATTCAAAATGAAATTGGATATTTAGGGATATTGTGTAAAGAGTTTGATGGAGTTTTAAATTTTCTTATGCAAGCCAAAATTGAACCTGGAAATTTAAATAAAATTCAAATTTCGCCAACAATACAAGCAACTAAAAGTAATTTTACACAAAAGCATGGTGGAAATAAACCAAAGTATTTAGATTATTTTATAAAGTCATCTAATCATGAAATTATAGTAGACCAAATTCAATCTGAACAATCTTCTAGATTTTATAAAAAAAGAAATAGGAATATAATTATAAAGGTTGATGAAGATATAGATGTTTTACCAAATTATAAATGGATGACATTAGGACAAATTAAGAAATTGATGAAGGTTGATAATCTGGTAAATATGGATACTAGAACTGTACTTTCATGTATTCCATTTTCAAATATTAAATTAGATGAAATACAGCTTGAAAATATATATAAATTATTTAGAGATAAGTCACTTTTTCATTCTATTTTTTATGGAGCAAATGAAAACTTATTTCCCAAAGTGTATCATCAGATAAACAATTATAAAATGTTTGATAATAGTGAAATAGAAATTGTTAGTTTAGAAAAATTGAACTTGTGGAAAATGAAAGAAAAAGAATTTATATCTAAAGAACCATATAATTTTAAAGTGATATTTTGTGATATTTCAATTGAAGGAAGAGAAGTAAGTCAATGGACGCAACCATTATTTGAAGCAGATGGAGTGGCAATATTTGGGCTTTTAATGTGTAATGATGAGGGAATAAAAAAGTTTCTAGTTAATTTAAATTCTGAAGTTGGGTGTTTTGATTCAATTGAATTAGGTCCAAGTGTTCAAATTGAGTCAATTGACAAAGATAAGATATATAATGAAGTTACAAGCTTATTTTTCAATTATTTAGATTGTGGGAAAAATATTATTTTTGACAATCTATTATCTGAAGAAGGTGGTAGATTCTATCATGAACAAAATAGAAATGTCATTATTGAAGTTGAAAAATCAGATTTAGTAAATGTACCAGAAGGATATTTATGGATTGATTATAAATCTTTAAATATAATGGTACAATTCAATAATTGTTTAAACATTCAATTAAGGAATTTATTATCTCTTTTGGAGGTGTAA
- a CDS encoding glycosyltransferase family 2 protein, translating into MKKISIIVPCFNEEKSVHIMHEKITNMFHKELKDFDYELIFVDDYSMDNTRNELEKICILDKKVKAIFNAKNFGFNRNVFYSLMQGSGDAVFLVFGDLQDPPELLLEFVEKWREGHKVILGQKIKSKENKFVYLLRTLFYKMMDNMSQVKQIQHFNGFGLYDKDFIDVIKSIDDSQPYLKGIVGEFGMKQSIINYKQEKSARGKSNFNFFKYYDVVMLAVTSYTKILMRIATFIGGFVGIISLIIAIIIFINKILNWNTYPIGVAALTVGVFFIGAVQLFFIGILGEYILSINTRTLKRPLVVAEKKINFEDGDAKIEEYNS; encoded by the coding sequence ATGAAAAAGATAAGTATAATTGTACCATGTTTTAATGAGGAAAAAAGTGTACATATTATGCATGAAAAAATTACTAACATGTTTCATAAAGAATTGAAAGATTTTGATTACGAATTGATATTTGTTGATGACTATTCTATGGATAATACTAGAAATGAATTAGAAAAAATATGTATTTTAGATAAAAAAGTAAAAGCTATTTTTAATGCTAAAAATTTTGGATTTAATAGAAATGTTTTTTATTCATTGATGCAAGGTAGTGGAGATGCAGTATTTTTAGTGTTTGGAGATTTACAAGACCCTCCAGAATTACTTTTAGAATTTGTTGAAAAATGGAGAGAAGGTCACAAAGTTATACTTGGTCAAAAAATAAAAAGTAAAGAGAATAAATTTGTTTATTTGCTTAGGACTCTATTTTATAAAATGATGGACAATATGTCACAAGTAAAGCAAATACAACATTTTAATGGGTTTGGTTTGTATGATAAAGATTTTATTGATGTAATAAAATCTATTGACGATTCTCAGCCATATTTAAAAGGTATTGTTGGAGAATTTGGAATGAAACAAAGTATTATAAACTACAAACAAGAAAAAAGTGCAAGAGGAAAATCTAATTTTAACTTCTTTAAATATTATGATGTTGTTATGTTAGCAGTTACTTCATATACAAAAATATTAATGAGAATAGCTACTTTTATAGGCGGTTTTGTAGGGATAATTAGCTTAATAATAGCAATAATCATATTTATAAATAAAATATTGAATTGGAATACTTACCCAATTGGAGTTGCTGCTCTAACTGTGGGAGTGTTTTTTATAGGAGCAGTTCAATTGTTTTTTATAGGAATTCTTGGAGAATACATATTGAGTATTAATACACGTACATTAAAAAGACCATTAGTAGTAGCAGAGAAAAAAATTAACTTTGAAGATGGAGATGCAAAAATTGAAGAATATAATAGTTAA
- a CDS encoding glycosyltransferase family 2 protein translates to MYEYKISVIVPIYNAEKYIEHAISSLLNQSIGFEVLEVILVDDCSTDRSGLIIDKYANRYDNIKVIHLEKNSGLPGKPRNKGLEIATCEYVMFLDQDDFFDQNACEILYNKIEDTDADVAFGYYNYVNEENVTIDRNPISDKYVNYLNDDSSDFEVIELKDKLNFVIPLFNKIYKRELIEKNNIKFQESVLGEDRIFACEYFMLCERIVYENALILNYRLRNKGEKSTSQNMNVNFFLSVMDSYKLMYKVFLKYDIIEHFRIVFDECVEDIVFRILASRLDDKELILVIENLYNLINYVEVYTYNKKFVYINLILDELLKKEFNNVVNILKKIIPLYEKLNDSYIGNAWINIQLYNGNNEITNLLKIIDCMKKENTTLEEEIIELKNINFELKKKYLKIEKDINEIVNTKTYKVIKKFYALFK, encoded by the coding sequence ATGTATGAATATAAAATTAGTGTAATAGTCCCAATATATAATGCAGAAAAGTATATAGAACATGCAATTTCATCACTTTTAAATCAGAGTATAGGTTTTGAAGTTCTAGAAGTAATTTTAGTAGATGATTGTTCTACAGATAGAAGTGGACTTATTATAGATAAATATGCAAATAGATATGATAATATAAAAGTAATACATTTGGAAAAAAATAGTGGATTGCCAGGAAAACCAAGAAATAAAGGTTTAGAAATTGCAACATGTGAATATGTAATGTTCTTAGATCAAGATGATTTTTTTGATCAAAATGCATGTGAGATATTATATAATAAGATTGAAGATACTGATGCTGATGTAGCATTTGGTTATTATAACTATGTTAATGAGGAAAATGTCACAATTGATAGAAACCCAATATCAGATAAATATGTAAATTATTTAAATGATGATAGTTCTGATTTTGAAGTGATTGAATTAAAAGATAAGTTAAATTTTGTTATTCCATTATTTAATAAGATATATAAAAGAGAATTAATTGAAAAAAATAATATTAAATTTCAAGAATCTGTTTTAGGAGAAGATAGAATATTTGCTTGTGAATATTTTATGTTATGTGAAAGAATTGTATATGAGAATGCTTTGATTTTAAATTATAGATTGAGAAATAAAGGAGAAAAGTCAACCAGTCAAAATATGAATGTTAACTTTTTCTTAAGCGTAATGGATTCATATAAATTAATGTATAAGGTATTTTTAAAGTATGATATCATTGAGCATTTTAGAATTGTTTTTGATGAATGTGTAGAAGATATTGTTTTTAGAATATTAGCCTCAAGATTAGATGACAAAGAATTGATTTTAGTAATAGAAAATTTATATAATCTAATTAATTATGTTGAAGTATATACTTATAATAAAAAATTTGTATATATTAATCTGATTCTTGATGAACTGTTAAAAAAAGAATTTAATAATGTAGTTAATATATTAAAAAAAATTATACCATTATATGAGAAGTTAAATGACTCTTATATCGGAAATGCATGGATAAATATTCAATTATATAATGGAAATAATGAAATAACTAATCTTTTGAAAATAATAGATTGTATGAAGAAAGAAAATACAACCTTAGAAGAAGAAATTATTGAGCTTAAAAATATAAATTTTGAATTAAAGAAAAAATATTTGAAAATAGAAAAAGATATTAACGAAATTGTTAATACAAAGACTTATAAAGTTATTAAAAAATTTTATGCTCTTTTTAAGTAA
- a CDS encoding glycosyltransferase, producing MKLIDKARYLKKAYFKIGNKKSLLKKIFYSIHEGGIKNLKNRTLGVIYAAYKEENLYNERNNIYENQQKEIIVLDDVFEKISVIVCIYNDFSNIERVEKSLGEQVYKNFDIIYLMAEKYKQSINFKEKNVHYCNKIDGSALNEVINKIESSYFLVINIDDYLSPNAILNFTKVSQNDEFILIYSDECLYDFDNKTVNRYFLKPKFSPVYFYNKLYIEHSILLKKKEFMECGGFDNKVENLDTLLKGATLNMLEFSDKIAHIEKILLLRDVTKQSICESMYNSSMIKKHLRNIGIESNVRQNIVYDSYDIDLPVDDLETVSLIIISDCKEDTFACIDSIVKSTRWINFEIIVVAEESVCEYLYKEFTFLDNFKLCKYNKTLSYAQKCNLGNSKAMGKYVTILKDYISIEDENWLSEMIQCFKFKNVGAVSPKIINKYNGIKYSGIISGGYGFFPIPFDGEKNIVHKGYNEIAFATREISVLSSSCFVIKRELFNDISGFDEKNIPNEFSNTELSFKIQENNNKCIFCSKSLVISTKKDDEYDSWYNTKNKTGYLYMLKNWANYLLDDPYYTKTMQKQIISNFPYEFNIFKDNKIKINNTNFSGRNILIISHELSMTGAPITLQYVIKALIKNGDYPVILSPKDGKLKEEFLKEGIPVIIDDSIYSSNNWMNYAENFDIVIVNTIVQYLNIIELSKTEIPTLWWIHDAREGYELYMKDIIPSEIGNNIHTFCAGIYAKNVLNDYRPSYKPNVLLYGLPDFSTEIPNIPKYKLENEKERVIFVNVGTIEKRKGQDVFSQAISSLPDYYIDKCKFIFIGRKVSDTIYDSLIDIKNKFPENIELIDEVKRNEIMDIFKQATCIVCSSRDDPMPVFMTEGMMMSKICICSENTGTATLIENGKNGFVYANNDYKELANKIMYVIDNNDKIDSLKIESRKTYEKYFSMDVFDSNLLNIISNIVK from the coding sequence ATGAAATTAATAGATAAAGCTAGGTATTTAAAAAAAGCCTATTTTAAAATAGGCAATAAAAAGTCTCTACTAAAAAAAATATTCTATTCTATACATGAAGGAGGAATAAAAAATTTAAAGAATCGTACTTTAGGTGTTATATATGCAGCTTATAAAGAAGAAAACTTGTATAATGAAAGAAATAACATATATGAAAATCAACAAAAAGAAATTATTGTTTTGGATGATGTGTTTGAAAAAATATCAGTAATAGTTTGTATTTATAATGATTTTAGTAACATTGAACGAGTAGAGAAAAGTTTAGGAGAGCAAGTGTATAAAAATTTTGATATCATATATTTAATGGCTGAAAAATATAAACAAAGTATAAACTTTAAAGAAAAAAATGTTCATTATTGTAATAAGATTGATGGCTCCGCTTTGAATGAAGTTATTAACAAAATAGAAAGTTCATACTTTTTAGTAATAAATATAGATGATTATCTTTCTCCAAATGCAATATTAAATTTTACTAAAGTATCCCAAAATGATGAGTTTATATTGATATATAGTGATGAATGTTTGTATGATTTTGATAATAAAACGGTGAATAGATATTTTTTAAAGCCTAAATTCTCACCAGTTTACTTTTACAATAAGCTGTATATAGAGCATTCTATCTTATTAAAGAAGAAAGAGTTTATGGAATGTGGAGGATTTGATAATAAAGTCGAGAATCTTGATACACTGTTAAAAGGTGCTACTTTAAATATGTTAGAATTTTCAGATAAAATAGCGCATATAGAAAAAATATTATTATTAAGAGATGTAACAAAACAAAGCATATGTGAAAGTATGTACAATTCAAGTATGATAAAAAAACATTTGAGAAATATTGGTATAGAGTCAAATGTTAGACAAAATATTGTTTATGATTCTTATGATATAGACTTACCTGTAGATGATTTAGAAACAGTTTCTTTAATAATTATTAGTGACTGCAAGGAAGATACATTTGCATGTATTGATAGTATTGTAAAAAGTACAAGATGGATAAATTTTGAAATTATAGTAGTTGCTGAAGAGAGTGTATGTGAATATCTTTATAAAGAATTTACATTTTTAGATAATTTTAAATTATGTAAATACAATAAAACTTTAAGTTATGCTCAAAAATGTAATTTGGGAAATTCGAAAGCAATGGGCAAATACGTAACTATTTTAAAGGATTATATATCTATAGAAGATGAGAACTGGTTAAGTGAAATGATTCAATGTTTTAAATTTAAAAATGTTGGTGCTGTGTCCCCAAAAATTATTAATAAATATAATGGTATAAAATACTCTGGAATTATTTCAGGTGGATATGGTTTTTTCCCAATTCCATTTGATGGTGAAAAAAATATAGTACATAAAGGCTATAATGAAATAGCATTTGCTACAAGAGAAATATCAGTTCTTTCTTCAAGTTGTTTTGTAATTAAAAGAGAATTGTTTAATGATATTTCTGGATTTGATGAAAAAAATATACCTAATGAGTTTTCAAATACAGAACTATCTTTTAAAATTCAAGAAAATAATAATAAATGTATATTTTGTTCTAAAAGTTTAGTTATTTCAACTAAAAAAGATGATGAATATGATAGTTGGTATAATACAAAGAATAAAACAGGGTATTTATATATGTTAAAAAATTGGGCTAACTATTTGTTAGATGATCCATACTATACAAAAACAATGCAAAAGCAAATAATTAGTAATTTTCCTTATGAATTTAATATATTTAAAGATAACAAAATTAAAATTAATAATACTAATTTTTCAGGAAGAAATATTCTAATTATTAGTCATGAGCTATCTATGACAGGAGCTCCAATTACTTTACAGTATGTTATAAAGGCTTTAATAAAAAATGGTGACTATCCAGTAATTTTATCACCAAAAGATGGAAAATTGAAAGAAGAATTTTTAAAAGAAGGTATCCCTGTTATAATTGATGATTCAATATATAGTAGTAATAATTGGATGAATTATGCAGAAAATTTTGATATAGTTATAGTAAATACAATAGTGCAATATTTGAATATAATTGAATTAAGTAAAACAGAAATACCAACCCTATGGTGGATTCATGATGCTAGAGAAGGATATGAATTATATATGAAAGATATAATTCCTAGTGAGATAGGAAATAATATTCATACATTTTGTGCTGGCATTTATGCTAAGAATGTATTAAATGACTATAGACCTTCTTATAAACCTAATGTTCTTTTGTATGGTTTACCAGATTTTTCAACTGAAATACCAAATATTCCTAAGTATAAGTTAGAAAATGAAAAGGAAAGAGTAATATTTGTAAATGTAGGAACAATTGAAAAAAGAAAAGGGCAAGATGTATTTTCACAGGCTATTTCTAGTTTGCCTGACTATTATATAGATAAGTGTAAATTTATTTTTATTGGTAGAAAAGTTTCTGATACTATTTATGATAGTCTAATTGATATAAAAAATAAATTTCCTGAAAATATAGAGCTTATTGACGAAGTAAAAAGAAATGAAATTATGGATATTTTTAAACAAGCAACATGTATAGTTTGTTCTTCTAGAGATGATCCAATGCCTGTTTTTATGACTGAAGGTATGATGATGTCTAAAATATGTATTTGTTCTGAAAATACAGGAACAGCTACATTGATTGAGAATGGAAAAAATGGATTTGTATATGCAAATAACGATTATAAAGAATTAGCAAATAAGATTATGTATGTTATTGATAATAATGATAAAATTGATTCTTTGAAAATAGAAAGTAGAAAAACTTATGAGAAATATTTCTCTATGGATGTATTTGATAGTAATTTGTTAAATATAATTTCCAATATTGTTAAGTAA